DNA sequence from the Candidatus Kaistella beijingensis genome:
CCGTTGTCGATGGAAATTTTGTTGACCTTCGGGTAAATGAGGTCGATACATGCCGATTCGCCTTTGGAATTATATTCACAACTTTGAAAGTGCTGCGACATTTCTTCCAAATATTTATCGAAAGCAGCCAAAATTGATTTTACGTTCCACACAAAAATTCCTGCATTCCAAAGGAAATCACCGCTTTCCAGGAAGGTTTTGGCAATTTCTAAATCGGGTTTTTCGGTAAACGTTTTCACCTTAAAATATTCCGAATTTTTCTTCTCGACAAACTGAATATAGCCATAACCTGTATCGGGACGAGTTGGCTTAATTCCTAAAGTGATGAGGTAGTCGTTTTTTTCAGCAAGGTTGAAAGCCAATTCTACTTTTCGCAAAAAAATGTTTTCCTTTAAAATCAGGTGATCGGCAGGAAGCACAATCATGTTTGCACTGGGATTGAGGTCGGCGATTTTTTTAGCCATGTAGATATTGCAAGCTGCCGTATTTTTCATCATCGGTTCGCCAACAATATTTTCAGGTTTTAGTTCCGGTAATTGTTGTTCTGTTAACGAAACATATTCCTTATTGGTGATGACGAAAATGTTTTCTTTGGGAACAATTTGACTGATTCTGTCGTAGGTTTGCTGAATCATCGTGCGACC
Encoded proteins:
- a CDS encoding mannose-1-phosphate guanylyltransferase, which gives rise to MSKSNYYCVIMAGGIGSRFWPMSTQKYPKQFQDILGTGRTMIQQTYDRISQIVPKENIFVITNKEYVSLTEQQLPELKPENIVGEPMMKNTAACNIYMAKKIADLNPSANMIVLPADHLILKENIFLRKVELAFNLAEKNDYLITLGIKPTRPDTGYGYIQFVEKKNSEYFKVKTFTEKPDLEIAKTFLESGDFLWNAGIFVWNVKSILAAFDKYLEEMSQHFQSCEYNSKGESACIDLIYPKVNKISIDNGILEKAKNVYVIPADLGWSDLGTWTSVYENAEKDEEKNAIKSKHVLTYNSKGNIVRLKNKNKAAIIDGLKNYIIVDTEKALLICPRDNDQLIKKYIQDLKTLKKGEKFM